A genomic stretch from Natronomonas gomsonensis includes:
- a CDS encoding DUF7837 family putative zinc-binding protein codes for MPSDNSTLGRCPDCEASIPKRCLLIEYETEDGDASAYAECPDCDKVVSPDA; via the coding sequence ATGCCATCCGACAACTCGACACTTGGCCGATGCCCCGACTGTGAAGCATCGATCCCGAAACGATGCCTCCTCATCGAATACGAGACTGAGGATGGTGATGCGTCTGCGTACGCCGAATGCCCGGACTGTGATAAGGTCGTTTCACCCGACGCCTGA
- a CDS encoding helix-turn-helix transcriptional regulator, with product MHDLTGFQRDLLYVIDGLDNPHGLAIKASLENYYEKEIHHGRLYPNLDELVEKGLVEKGEKDQRTNIYTLTRRGRREIEARREWEQQYVQPQE from the coding sequence ATGCACGATCTGACGGGATTCCAGCGCGATTTACTATACGTGATCGACGGCCTCGACAATCCCCATGGCCTCGCAATCAAGGCAAGCCTCGAAAACTACTACGAGAAAGAAATCCATCACGGTCGGCTGTATCCCAATCTCGACGAACTCGTTGAGAAGGGACTCGTCGAAAAAGGTGAGAAAGACCAGCGGACAAACATCTATACGCTCACACGTCGTGGTCGCCGGGAAATAGAGGCGCGACGTGAGTGGGAGCAACAGTATGTTCAGCCTCAAGAGTAA
- a CDS encoding outer membrane protein assembly factor BamB family protein, with protein sequence MGATLGGVAVSGRVTGDDATDGTVYAVSEAGELVAFAAATGDRRWGFEFSADPPSTAGPPLVWNGTVYLNGRGRLYAVDAATGEEEWAFETDFPAISPPTIHDGSVYIQNYSGATPRTVPRRPKGTAYLYALDAETGERTWRTRSAVLTLPCQAPLVYDGSVFVLGKAAFSGGTMSAYDAETGDQLWEQGTYDGLPLRVPRYGPVALDGTVYVRGINILTGVDPDTGETVWGVGESLLRDKPGGPNAGKLSVYGQTLLSARDETMDRFDPDSERPTFRPFDNVGELGYLNSAFVVGRPTAARHPYVVVGSRPELDDGAGDDPSVRFRATTANPTFFNPDPEWTYEQSTLVNPTAAGATVFIGGAELTALDIRDGTERWSSDAFADRIVTAPTVATDPEGGHSVDERIRHQTINGHDELGPRPASFRVGAGRLSASGLNTGDEYWFPDEQIEPRIKLDYDTRYVGRIDDDRIVVPRAAVDEFRAEHNGSLGVVVMLHNTGGVATEKPVEVRVGETTLQTKVHIQGYGAGLLYLFEDVAATPRYVDSENIEAGTTTYFDSSTHVSLSGERLLNNGYTDLTVATPDHERTIRFEGAASGDTAAQTESPEGADSSNEQTEPVDGGGQDATEASGSGFGVATTPAAIAAGGYARYVWQKRNEEK encoded by the coding sequence ATGGGTGCGACACTCGGAGGGGTCGCTGTCTCCGGGCGAGTCACGGGAGACGACGCGACGGATGGGACTGTCTACGCCGTCTCCGAAGCCGGTGAACTGGTCGCCTTCGCCGCGGCGACCGGCGACCGCCGGTGGGGATTTGAGTTCTCAGCCGACCCGCCCAGCACTGCGGGACCGCCGCTGGTCTGGAATGGGACAGTCTACCTCAACGGTCGGGGGCGACTGTACGCCGTCGACGCCGCGACAGGAGAGGAGGAGTGGGCCTTCGAGACCGACTTCCCGGCAATCAGCCCTCCGACGATCCACGACGGATCCGTCTACATCCAGAATTATTCCGGTGCCACACCCAGAACGGTCCCTCGTCGCCCCAAGGGGACAGCGTACCTGTACGCGCTCGATGCCGAAACGGGTGAACGAACGTGGCGGACTCGCAGCGCGGTACTCACGCTCCCATGTCAGGCGCCGCTAGTGTACGACGGATCCGTGTTCGTACTCGGGAAAGCCGCCTTCAGCGGGGGCACGATGTCGGCCTACGATGCCGAGACCGGCGACCAGCTCTGGGAGCAAGGGACCTACGACGGGCTTCCACTCCGCGTCCCACGGTACGGGCCAGTCGCTCTCGACGGAACCGTCTACGTGCGAGGGATAAACATTCTGACCGGAGTGGATCCGGACACCGGCGAGACTGTCTGGGGCGTGGGCGAAAGCTTGCTACGGGACAAACCCGGAGGTCCCAACGCAGGGAAATTGTCGGTGTACGGACAGACGTTATTATCAGCTCGCGACGAAACAATGGACCGGTTCGACCCGGACTCGGAGAGACCAACTTTTCGCCCGTTCGACAACGTTGGCGAACTCGGCTACCTGAACTCCGCGTTCGTCGTCGGGCGTCCCACGGCGGCGCGCCACCCGTACGTGGTGGTCGGGTCCCGACCCGAATTAGACGACGGCGCTGGAGACGATCCAAGCGTCCGGTTCCGAGCAACGACGGCGAATCCCACATTCTTCAATCCGGACCCCGAATGGACGTACGAACAGTCGACCCTAGTGAATCCGACGGCCGCCGGCGCCACCGTCTTCATCGGCGGCGCGGAACTGACAGCGCTGGACATCCGGGACGGAACCGAGCGGTGGTCGTCCGACGCGTTTGCGGATCGAATCGTCACTGCTCCGACCGTCGCGACTGACCCGGAGGGCGGCCACAGCGTCGACGAACGGATCCGCCATCAGACCATCAACGGCCACGACGAACTCGGACCGCGTCCGGCGTCGTTCCGAGTGGGTGCCGGTCGACTCTCCGCATCCGGACTCAATACCGGGGACGAGTACTGGTTCCCCGACGAGCAGATAGAACCTCGAATAAAACTCGACTACGACACGCGGTACGTCGGTCGAATCGACGACGACCGAATCGTTGTTCCGCGGGCGGCAGTGGATGAATTCCGAGCCGAACACAACGGCTCTCTTGGGGTCGTAGTGATGTTGCACAACACCGGTGGCGTGGCGACCGAGAAGCCAGTCGAGGTACGCGTCGGAGAGACGACGCTACAGACGAAGGTACACATTCAGGGGTACGGTGCCGGCCTCCTGTACCTGTTCGAAGACGTGGCGGCGACTCCAAGGTACGTCGATTCGGAGAACATCGAGGCGGGGACGACGACGTATTTCGACAGTTCGACACACGTCAGTCTCTCGGGGGAGCGGTTGCTGAACAACGGTTACACCGACCTCACGGTCGCGACACCGGACCACGAGCGGACGATTCGATTCGAGGGCGCCGCGTCGGGTGACACTGCAGCCCAGACAGAATCTCCGGAGGGCGCCGACTCCTCGAATGAGCAAACAGAGCCAGTAGACGGGGGAGGGCAGGATGCGACTGAAGCGTCTGGCTCCGGATTCGGAGTGGCAACTACACCTGCTGCGATAGCAGCTGGGGGATACGCTCGATATGTGTGGCAGAAGCGAAACGAAGAAAAATAA
- a CDS encoding sensor histidine kinase, with protein sequence MPDYHELFEKIPDGITLHDTTDGSLLDANEQFCEMLGYTREELLELRFEDIILDEPPYTSERAEEYIQNAATDGPQTFEWRDITKAGDPLPVEVHLRQTTIDGKQRILAVVRDITDRKQRERELQRKNERLEEFASVVSHDLRNPLNVAQGWLDLAREECDSEHLTAIERAHDRMDTLIEDLLTLARDGETTMELENVVLADITARCWENVETAAATVHIQTTQTIRADYTRLQQLLENLMRNATQHGGEDATVTVGELADGFFLEDNGPGIPEETRTRVFEAGYTTSAEGTGFGLKIVNEVAVAHGWDITVTEAETGGARFEITNVTLSE encoded by the coding sequence ATGCCCGATTACCACGAACTGTTCGAGAAAATCCCGGATGGGATTACGCTCCACGACACGACAGATGGCTCACTTCTCGATGCCAACGAACAGTTCTGTGAAATGTTGGGCTACACCCGCGAGGAACTCCTTGAATTGCGCTTTGAAGATATCATCCTTGACGAACCACCCTATACGAGCGAGCGCGCCGAGGAATACATCCAGAACGCAGCCACCGACGGCCCCCAGACCTTCGAGTGGCGTGACATAACCAAAGCCGGAGACCCCCTCCCCGTCGAAGTCCATCTCAGACAAACCACTATCGATGGCAAGCAACGCATTCTCGCGGTCGTTCGGGATATCACCGACCGGAAGCAACGCGAACGCGAACTGCAACGCAAAAACGAACGGCTTGAAGAGTTCGCCAGCGTCGTCAGCCACGACCTCCGTAACCCCCTAAACGTCGCACAAGGATGGCTCGACCTCGCCCGCGAAGAGTGTGACAGCGAACACCTTACTGCCATCGAGCGAGCCCACGACCGGATGGACACGCTTATCGAGGATTTGCTGACGCTCGCCCGCGACGGAGAAACGACGATGGAACTCGAGAACGTGGTGCTAGCGGACATCACCGCCCGCTGCTGGGAGAACGTTGAGACAGCTGCAGCAACGGTACACATCCAGACGACGCAGACGATTCGAGCCGACTACACCCGCCTCCAGCAATTACTTGAGAATCTGATGCGGAATGCTACCCAACATGGCGGGGAGGATGCGACGGTCACGGTGGGTGAGTTGGCTGATGGCTTCTTCCTCGAGGACAACGGGCCCGGAATCCCAGAGGAAACACGCACACGGGTGTTCGAGGCGGGGTACACCACATCCGCCGAGGGCACAGGCTTTGGCCTCAAAATCGTGAACGAAGTCGCCGTTGCCCACGGATGGGACATCACCGTAACGGAGGCCGAGACCGGCGGCGCACGCTTCGAAATCACCAACGTCACCCTGAGTGAGTGA
- a CDS encoding GIY-YIG nuclease family protein, protein MADFREEIKVWERNNTKRELRDAFEERTGERPTSYNPLCEVMFRELAPEHTPIDYASRSEEFSDDLDPVGKRSLGLAILLHERIGHPPHDMWGGTITNRLYAKCIVAFDANTDQEVVQQENHVPTDLPEEVDSSPDIPHRSGVIEPDVVPIANFDDRCEQVLRDWLDQNSDLADSESFVYVLNCTPPKGHEEPAKVTHKRSMAKAKLIADQALDSLDPVDQAAIALNQNKSLIYVGKADDLLRRMKAHNAGSGHHGIKFTHVYRPRSILKIHGCSSSEEAERLEGELARELNSGDKAFVYSENM, encoded by the coding sequence ATGGCCGATTTTCGCGAAGAAATCAAGGTATGGGAGCGGAATAACACTAAGCGAGAACTCAGGGACGCATTTGAGGAACGTACTGGTGAGCGACCCACTTCTTATAACCCGCTGTGCGAAGTGATGTTCCGTGAATTGGCCCCTGAACATACTCCGATAGATTATGCATCTCGCAGTGAGGAGTTCTCAGATGATTTAGATCCGGTAGGTAAGCGGTCGCTTGGGCTGGCAATATTGCTACACGAAAGAATTGGGCATCCCCCTCACGATATGTGGGGTGGTACAATAACAAATCGTCTCTACGCGAAGTGCATTGTAGCATTTGACGCCAACACAGACCAAGAAGTCGTCCAACAGGAAAATCATGTGCCAACTGATCTTCCTGAGGAAGTGGACTCTTCCCCTGATATCCCTCATCGTAGTGGAGTTATAGAACCTGATGTCGTACCTATCGCCAATTTCGATGATAGATGTGAACAGGTCCTTAGGGATTGGCTTGACCAAAACTCAGATTTGGCTGATTCAGAATCATTTGTGTACGTCTTGAATTGCACCCCACCCAAAGGGCATGAAGAGCCTGCTAAGGTCACGCATAAGCGTTCTATGGCTAAAGCGAAATTAATTGCTGACCAAGCGTTGGACTCTTTAGATCCGGTTGACCAAGCCGCTATTGCTTTAAATCAGAATAAAAGCTTGATCTATGTCGGGAAAGCAGATGATTTATTGAGGCGGATGAAGGCGCATAACGCCGGGAGTGGTCATCACGGAATCAAGTTTACTCATGTGTATCGACCAAGGAGTATACTCAAGATACACGGTTGTTCCTCCTCGGAAGAGGCAGAGCGTTTGGAAGGGGAACTCGCACGCGAACTCAATAGTGGTGATAAGGCGTTCGTCTATTCCGAAAATATGTAA
- a CDS encoding MarR family transcriptional regulator, protein MYEVLDDTAAQTLLAIESGNSIRRVAQHLHTPYETVRQAVNRLEDAGYVTYDDGLTVVDERIRDAALELVAASAGVSPPSIEETYVITQFSDWPFAFTRIDAVYVWTQGGYQVGREPDDYPLFLAVREQDVDAWETFFEWFDLPTVFERQPRDELDGPLQIVLEPHASLDIEHVEGYPVIPRAETIEYMRENYAQFQSALAMLDRMYEDLDLGVTYRETERHSHELQQSK, encoded by the coding sequence ATGTACGAGGTTCTCGACGACACGGCGGCACAGACTCTCCTCGCCATCGAGAGTGGTAACTCCATCCGCCGTGTCGCCCAACACCTCCACACGCCCTACGAGACAGTGAGACAAGCCGTCAATCGGCTCGAAGACGCAGGCTATGTCACCTATGACGACGGGCTCACTGTTGTCGACGAGCGCATACGCGACGCAGCGCTCGAGCTCGTCGCTGCCAGCGCCGGCGTCAGTCCACCCTCCATCGAGGAAACGTACGTCATCACACAGTTCAGTGATTGGCCGTTCGCGTTCACGCGGATCGACGCCGTCTACGTGTGGACTCAGGGCGGCTACCAGGTCGGTCGCGAGCCCGACGACTATCCACTGTTCCTGGCTGTTCGTGAGCAGGACGTCGACGCTTGGGAGACATTTTTCGAGTGGTTCGACCTCCCGACCGTATTCGAACGACAGCCCCGAGACGAGTTGGACGGACCGCTGCAGATCGTCCTCGAGCCACACGCGTCACTCGATATCGAGCACGTCGAAGGGTACCCGGTAATCCCGAGAGCCGAGACGATCGAGTACATGCGCGAGAACTACGCCCAATTCCAGTCGGCGCTGGCGATGCTCGACCGGATGTACGAAGACCTCGACCTCGGCGTCACGTATCGAGAGACGGAACGGCACAGCCATGAGCTTCAACAATCGAAGTGA